One Streptomyces sp. SAI-135 DNA segment encodes these proteins:
- a CDS encoding aminoglycoside phosphotransferase family protein, translated as MTDTEIEITEDLVRELLREQHPDLAGLAIREVVGGWGNQMWRLGDELAVRMQRMDPTPELQLKERRWLPVLAPRLPLPVPTPVRFGEPSERFPKHWTVMTWVPGEPLDHGSISRGDHAADTLAWFLRALHVEAPADAPVAADRGAHPRNCTAGFENFLRAVAPGDIAADARAVWDDAVAAEAWEGPQVWVHGDLHPANVVVAAGTLAGVVDFGDMFAGDPAWDLAAAWVLLPDGAAARFFDTYALAGEATIRRARGLAVMKSLFLMLMGQNGDRGLPGGKPHWGPAGRAALERVVKGGPLQRDLAL; from the coding sequence ATGACCGACACCGAGATCGAGATCACCGAGGACCTGGTCCGCGAGCTGCTTCGGGAACAGCACCCGGACCTCGCGGGGCTGGCGATCCGCGAGGTGGTGGGTGGATGGGGCAACCAGATGTGGCGCCTCGGGGACGAGTTGGCCGTGCGCATGCAGCGTATGGACCCCACCCCGGAGCTGCAGCTGAAGGAGCGGCGGTGGCTCCCCGTCCTGGCCCCGCGCCTGCCCCTCCCGGTACCGACCCCGGTCCGGTTCGGCGAGCCTTCCGAGCGCTTCCCCAAGCACTGGACCGTGATGACGTGGGTTCCCGGCGAGCCGCTGGACCACGGCTCGATCAGCCGCGGCGATCACGCCGCCGACACCCTGGCGTGGTTCCTCCGGGCGCTCCACGTGGAGGCGCCCGCCGATGCTCCCGTCGCTGCGGACCGGGGTGCCCATCCCAGGAACTGCACTGCCGGTTTCGAGAACTTCCTGCGGGCCGTTGCCCCCGGCGACATCGCCGCCGACGCCCGCGCCGTCTGGGACGACGCCGTCGCGGCCGAGGCCTGGGAGGGCCCGCAGGTGTGGGTGCACGGCGACCTCCATCCCGCCAACGTCGTCGTCGCGGCCGGAACACTCGCGGGCGTCGTCGACTTCGGTGACATGTTCGCCGGTGATCCTGCGTGGGACCTCGCCGCCGCATGGGTGCTGCTGCCCGACGGCGCGGCCGCACGGTTCTTCGACACCTACGCGCTCGCGGGCGAGGCGACGATCCGTCGTGCCCGCGGACTGGCCGTCATGAAGAGCCTTTTCCTGATGCTCATGGGGCAGAACGGGGACCGGGGCCTTCCCGGCGGCAAGCCGCACTGGGGACCCGCGGGCCGCGCCGCACTCGAGCGTGTGGTGAAAGGCGGACCGCTTCAGAGGGACCTGGCCCTCTGA
- a CDS encoding beta-1,3-glucanase family protein gives MQRIAVSTPTSSPPARAARSHAALGMVIALIAAFFTTLAPAPAHAAEQLLSQGRPVAASSTENAGTPADAAVDGNAGTRWSSAFSDPQWIRVDLGSVQQLSRVSLNWEAAYATAFQIQTSTDATTWTTVHSTTTATGGTQSITVSGSGRYVRLYGTARGTPYGYSLWEFQVYGPGGTTPPDDFWGSTSDIPPANNAVEVKILNRTNGKYPDSQVYWTFNGQTHSIAEQPYLDMPANSAGRMYFHLGSPDGPYYDFIEFTVGNNVFNGNTTRVDAFGLKLAMRLHTKDGYDVEVGENRQTFAEDRATTFQRFTDAVPNEFKVLAQTQAPYRIIAPGSDPSFRAGGANADYFTAYAQSVGVNAATSDIFGCAASLAGNPDMCAALNRHVATLPASQQSDPAQYYKAAPANHYAKFWHDNAINRLAYGFPYDDVAGQSSFVSHADPQWLLVAVGW, from the coding sequence ATGCAGAGGATCGCCGTCAGCACCCCCACCAGCAGTCCCCCGGCCCGCGCAGCACGCTCACACGCGGCGCTCGGCATGGTCATCGCCCTGATCGCCGCGTTCTTCACCACCCTGGCACCCGCCCCCGCGCACGCCGCGGAGCAGTTGCTGTCCCAAGGCAGACCGGTCGCCGCCTCGTCGACCGAGAACGCCGGAACACCCGCCGACGCGGCCGTGGACGGCAACGCCGGCACCCGCTGGTCCTCCGCCTTCTCCGACCCGCAGTGGATACGCGTCGACCTCGGCTCCGTCCAGCAGCTCAGCCGCGTCAGCCTCAACTGGGAGGCCGCCTACGCGACCGCCTTCCAGATCCAGACCTCCACCGACGCCACCACCTGGACCACCGTCCACTCCACCACCACCGCCACCGGCGGCACCCAGAGCATCACCGTCTCCGGCAGCGGACGCTACGTCCGCCTCTACGGCACCGCGCGCGGCACCCCGTACGGCTACTCCCTGTGGGAGTTCCAGGTCTACGGCCCCGGCGGCACCACCCCGCCCGACGACTTCTGGGGGAGCACCTCCGACATCCCCCCGGCGAACAACGCCGTCGAGGTGAAGATCCTCAACCGCACCAACGGCAAGTACCCCGACAGCCAGGTGTACTGGACCTTCAACGGCCAGACGCACTCCATCGCCGAGCAGCCCTACCTCGACATGCCCGCCAACTCCGCCGGCCGCATGTACTTCCACCTCGGCTCACCCGACGGCCCCTACTACGACTTCATCGAGTTCACCGTCGGCAACAACGTCTTCAACGGAAACACCACCCGGGTCGACGCCTTCGGTCTCAAGCTGGCCATGCGCCTGCACACGAAGGACGGTTACGACGTCGAGGTCGGCGAGAACCGGCAGACCTTCGCCGAGGACCGCGCCACCACCTTCCAGCGCTTCACCGACGCCGTGCCGAACGAGTTCAAGGTGCTGGCCCAGACCCAGGCCCCCTACCGGATCATCGCGCCCGGCAGTGACCCGAGCTTCCGCGCGGGCGGCGCGAACGCCGACTACTTCACCGCGTACGCCCAGTCGGTGGGCGTGAACGCGGCCACCTCCGACATCTTCGGCTGCGCCGCATCCCTGGCGGGCAACCCGGACATGTGCGCCGCCCTCAACCGCCATGTCGCCACCCTGCCCGCCTCCCAGCAGTCCGACCCGGCGCAGTACTACAAGGCGGCACCGGCGAACCACTACGCCAAGTTCTGGCACGACAACGCCATCAACCGCCTTGCCTACGGCTTCCCGTACGACGACGTCGCGGGTCAGTCCTCGTTCGTCTCCCACGCCGACCCGCAGTGGCTCCTGGTGGCCGTCGGCTGGTAG
- a CDS encoding discoidin domain-containing protein, which yields MRLRSLGVALAATAALITLPTTQLPATAAASADTNLSQGRTATSSTTENSGTPASAAVDGNTGTRWASAFSDDQWLQVDLGATATINQVVINWETAYGKDYKIQASNDGSTWTDLRSVTGGDGGTDTLDVSGQGRYVRLQGVHRATQWGYSTWEFQVFGTTGGGSGPIQGGGDLGPNVIVVDPSTPNLQQKFDQVFAQQESAQFGAGRYQFLLKPGTYNGINAQLGFYTSISGLGLNPDDTQINGDVTVDAGWFNGNATQNFWRSAENLAIRPSNGTDRWAVAQAAPFRRMHIQGGLNLAPNGYGWASGGYIADSKIDGTVGPYSQQQWYTRESSVGGWTNGVWNMTFTGVQGAPATNFDSGPYTTLDTTPISREKPFLYLDGNTYKVFVPAKRTNARGVSWPANAGTSLALDQFYVVKPGATAATINQALAQGLNLLFTPGVYHLDRTIDVTRPGTVVLGLGLATIVPDNGVDAMHVADVNGVRLAGFLIDAGRTNSDTLLRIGEPGASADHSADPTTMQDVFIRIGGAGPGLATNSVVVNSDDVVIDHTWLWRADHGDGVGWDTNRADYGLKVNGDDVLATGLFVEHFNKYDVLWSGERGRTIFFQNEKAYDAPNAAAISHDGIVGYAAYKVADTVTQHEAWGLGSYCNYTSDPTIVQHHGFQVPVRSGIKMHDLLVISLGGKGQYAHVVNDTGAPTSGTDTVPSKVTQFP from the coding sequence ATGAGACTCAGATCCCTGGGTGTCGCGCTGGCCGCCACGGCAGCGCTGATCACCCTGCCCACCACCCAACTCCCGGCGACAGCAGCCGCGTCCGCCGACACGAACCTGTCCCAGGGCAGGACGGCCACGTCCTCCACCACCGAGAACTCCGGCACTCCCGCGAGCGCGGCGGTGGACGGCAACACCGGCACCCGGTGGGCCTCGGCCTTCTCCGACGACCAGTGGCTGCAGGTCGACCTCGGAGCCACCGCCACCATCAACCAGGTCGTCATCAACTGGGAGACCGCCTACGGCAAGGACTACAAGATCCAGGCCTCGAACGACGGCAGCACATGGACCGATCTGCGCTCGGTCACCGGCGGGGACGGCGGAACCGACACCCTCGACGTCTCCGGCCAAGGCCGTTACGTACGGCTCCAGGGCGTCCACCGTGCCACCCAATGGGGTTACTCCACATGGGAGTTCCAGGTCTTCGGCACCACGGGCGGCGGCAGCGGCCCGATCCAGGGCGGCGGTGACCTGGGCCCGAACGTGATCGTCGTGGACCCGTCCACCCCCAACCTCCAGCAGAAGTTCGACCAGGTCTTCGCCCAGCAGGAGTCGGCGCAGTTCGGCGCGGGTCGCTACCAGTTCCTGCTCAAGCCGGGCACCTACAACGGGATCAACGCCCAACTCGGCTTCTACACCTCGATCTCGGGCCTCGGACTGAACCCCGACGACACCCAGATCAACGGTGACGTCACCGTCGACGCGGGCTGGTTCAACGGCAACGCCACTCAGAACTTCTGGCGTTCGGCGGAGAACCTCGCCATCAGGCCCTCCAACGGCACCGACCGCTGGGCCGTGGCACAGGCCGCGCCCTTCCGCCGCATGCACATCCAGGGCGGCCTCAACCTGGCTCCCAACGGCTACGGTTGGGCCTCCGGCGGCTACATCGCCGACTCGAAGATCGACGGCACCGTCGGCCCGTACTCCCAGCAGCAGTGGTACACCCGCGAAAGCTCCGTCGGGGGCTGGACCAACGGCGTGTGGAACATGACGTTCACCGGTGTGCAGGGCGCGCCCGCGACCAACTTCGACTCGGGCCCGTACACCACCCTCGACACGACGCCCATCTCCCGCGAGAAGCCCTTCCTCTACCTCGACGGCAACACCTACAAGGTGTTCGTGCCCGCCAAGCGCACCAACGCGCGCGGCGTGTCCTGGCCGGCGAACGCGGGCACCTCGCTTGCGCTGGACCAGTTCTACGTCGTCAAGCCGGGCGCCACCGCCGCCACCATCAACCAGGCGCTGGCCCAGGGGCTCAACCTGCTGTTCACCCCCGGGGTCTACCACCTCGACCGGACCATCGACGTGACGCGGCCCGGCACGGTGGTGCTCGGACTGGGCCTGGCCACGATCGTGCCGGACAACGGCGTCGACGCCATGCACGTGGCCGACGTCAACGGCGTACGCCTCGCCGGTTTCCTCATCGACGCCGGTCGCACCAACTCCGACACCCTGCTGCGCATCGGTGAGCCCGGCGCCTCCGCCGACCACTCGGCCGACCCCACCACCATGCAGGACGTCTTCATCCGGATCGGCGGAGCGGGTCCCGGACTCGCGACCAACTCCGTGGTCGTCAACAGTGACGACGTCGTCATCGACCACACCTGGCTCTGGCGCGCCGACCACGGCGACGGCGTCGGCTGGGACACCAACCGCGCCGACTACGGGCTGAAGGTCAACGGCGACGACGTCCTGGCCACCGGGCTGTTCGTAGAACACTTCAACAAGTACGACGTGCTGTGGAGCGGCGAACGCGGCCGCACGATCTTCTTCCAGAACGAGAAGGCCTACGACGCCCCGAACGCCGCCGCCATCTCCCACGACGGCATCGTCGGCTACGCGGCCTACAAGGTCGCCGACACGGTGACGCAGCACGAGGCGTGGGGCCTGGGCAGCTACTGCAACTACACCTCGGACCCCACCATCGTGCAGCACCACGGCTTCCAGGTGCCCGTCAGATCCGGCATCAAGATGCATGACCTGCTGGTGATCTCGCTCGGCGGCAAGGGCCAGTACGCCCACGTCGTCAACGACACCGGTGCGCCTACGTCGGGCACGGACACGGTGCCCTCGAAGGTCACACAGTTCCCGTAA
- a CDS encoding LysR substrate-binding domain-containing protein, translating to MPDPEGTSEPSLHQLRLFLALGEELHFGRAAARLHITQPTLSRQIQELEKRLGIALFVRDSRSVSLTDAGRSLVDEARATVEAMGRLRVRAGQWARTLSAHVVVGTVGAEAAMPYTHAVLEHLRALHPALTVEIRTLGFAEHLGRLLAGDIDVAFLRPPVPAGVELLELATEPRIACLPADDPLTRKPELSLADLGERVFVDVPPEVPRVWWDFWAVDPRPDGRRVRYGPVVSDMEGLLHTVATGQGMCFLPAAARELFPRPGVRYVDVVDLSPTVSALGWPAEHRDRPAVRAVREAATAAMAAARWERTPSVRL from the coding sequence GTGCCTGATCCGGAGGGAACGTCCGAGCCGAGCCTGCATCAACTGCGGCTCTTTCTGGCCCTGGGCGAGGAGTTGCACTTCGGCAGGGCCGCCGCGCGGTTGCACATCACCCAGCCGACGCTCAGCCGTCAGATCCAGGAGCTGGAGAAGAGGCTGGGTATTGCGCTGTTCGTCCGCGACAGCCGCAGTGTCTCGCTCACCGACGCGGGCCGTTCCCTGGTCGATGAGGCGCGGGCGACGGTGGAGGCGATGGGCCGCCTGCGCGTCCGCGCCGGCCAGTGGGCCCGTACGCTCTCCGCGCATGTGGTGGTGGGGACGGTCGGCGCCGAGGCGGCCATGCCTTACACCCACGCGGTCCTCGAGCATCTGCGTGCACTGCATCCGGCGCTCACGGTGGAGATCCGAACGCTCGGTTTCGCCGAGCACCTGGGCCGGCTGCTCGCCGGCGACATCGACGTCGCCTTCCTCCGGCCCCCGGTGCCCGCCGGTGTCGAACTGCTGGAACTGGCCACCGAACCGCGCATCGCCTGCCTGCCCGCCGACGACCCGCTGACCCGAAAGCCCGAGCTCTCCCTCGCCGACCTCGGCGAGCGGGTCTTCGTGGACGTCCCTCCTGAAGTGCCCCGTGTGTGGTGGGACTTCTGGGCGGTGGACCCACGCCCGGACGGCAGACGGGTGCGCTACGGCCCCGTCGTCTCCGACATGGAGGGGTTGCTGCACACCGTCGCCACGGGACAGGGGATGTGCTTCCTGCCCGCGGCGGCCCGCGAGCTCTTTCCCCGACCGGGTGTGCGCTACGTCGACGTGGTGGATCTGTCCCCGACGGTGTCGGCCCTCGGCTGGCCGGCCGAGCATCGCGACCGACCGGCCGTACGGGCCGTACGCGAAGCCGCGACGGCCGCGATGGCCGCGGCCCGTTGGGAGCGCACTCCATCCGTTCGACTGTGA
- a CDS encoding helix-turn-helix domain-containing protein, giving the protein MLRIHFTAADLARVHLAREPDPVWETLLSLHQLSASRRGLPAFAHWRRTARAGLAAKGLAVPARMLSVLAPASAGYWPDFLTPAASADGMEAAVEELRATPRSRLRRELGRMAGTHRLPRWAHDLGAGERTALEEVATAFRLVHRTIVAPDWAGTDRTTDADRALRTRTLRDRGVHGLLDSFRPLMVWRPPVLHVRYPEDRDLHLGGRGIRLIPSHFCWNTPIALADPTLPQVLAYPVDHAASWVPQVTRDRRAEALATLIGRTRARVLVCVGTAATTGEIARRLGISASSASEHVAALRAVDLAHSRRDGTCVVHSLTPLGAALLSGDLPTQRQAAPADSASLHLAVGR; this is encoded by the coding sequence GTGCTGCGTATTCACTTCACAGCCGCGGATCTGGCACGCGTTCACCTGGCGCGTGAACCGGACCCGGTGTGGGAGACCTTGCTGAGCCTGCACCAGCTGAGCGCGTCGAGGAGAGGCCTGCCCGCCTTCGCCCACTGGCGGCGCACCGCGCGGGCCGGACTGGCCGCGAAGGGACTGGCAGTACCAGCCAGGATGCTGTCCGTCCTTGCCCCGGCCTCGGCGGGCTACTGGCCCGACTTCCTGACCCCCGCCGCCTCGGCCGACGGTATGGAGGCCGCGGTGGAGGAGCTGCGCGCCACCCCCCGGTCACGGCTGCGCCGGGAACTGGGCCGGATGGCCGGCACCCACAGGCTGCCGCGCTGGGCGCACGATCTCGGTGCGGGCGAGCGGACGGCACTGGAGGAGGTCGCGACGGCGTTCCGGTTGGTGCACCGGACGATCGTGGCGCCGGACTGGGCCGGGACGGACCGGACCACCGACGCCGACCGGGCCCTGCGGACACGCACCCTGCGCGACCGCGGGGTGCACGGACTGCTGGACTCCTTCCGGCCGCTGATGGTCTGGCGTCCTCCCGTACTCCACGTGCGCTACCCGGAGGACCGGGATCTGCACCTCGGCGGCCGCGGGATCCGGCTGATCCCCTCGCACTTCTGCTGGAACACACCCATCGCGCTGGCCGACCCCACCCTGCCCCAGGTGCTCGCCTACCCCGTCGACCACGCCGCGAGCTGGGTGCCGCAGGTCACCCGTGACCGGCGCGCCGAGGCCCTGGCCACCCTGATCGGCCGGACCCGCGCCCGGGTACTGGTCTGCGTGGGCACGGCCGCGACCACCGGGGAGATCGCCCGGCGTTTGGGCATCTCGGCTTCGTCGGCGAGCGAACACGTGGCCGCTCTCAGGGCGGTGGACCTCGCTCACAGCCGACGCGACGGCACCTGTGTCGTCCACTCCCTGACCCCACTGGGCGCCGCCCTGCTCAGCGGCGACCTGCCGACGCAGCGGCAGGCGGCCCCGGCCGACTCCGCATCCCTGCATCTGGCCGTCGGACGGTGA
- a CDS encoding alpha/beta hydrolase, whose amino-acid sequence MRFTSQTSSEGVVEEHFLLGDVPGVLWTPRDADGVRPLIAMGHGGGQHKRSPDIVGRARRFVTECGFAVVAVDAPSHGDRPDHQEFTRIATEYEVRLGAGGELAPLIADFQALVAGQIVPEWQAVLGAVQKLGHVGLGPVGYWGLSLGCVIGVPLVAADSRVRAAVLGLGGAEVPAAAAARITVPVEFLMQWDDERVPRPQSLALFDAFASTDKTLHANPGRHGDVPAFETDSTLRFFARHLG is encoded by the coding sequence ATGCGCTTCACCTCTCAGACGTCGTCCGAGGGCGTCGTTGAAGAGCACTTCCTCCTCGGCGACGTCCCTGGCGTGCTCTGGACCCCACGAGATGCCGACGGAGTCCGTCCGCTGATTGCCATGGGGCACGGCGGCGGTCAGCACAAGAGGTCCCCTGACATCGTCGGGCGTGCGCGCCGCTTCGTGACCGAGTGCGGTTTCGCTGTGGTGGCCGTGGACGCGCCCAGCCACGGTGACCGGCCGGACCATCAGGAGTTCACCCGGATCGCGACCGAGTACGAGGTGCGGCTCGGCGCCGGTGGAGAACTGGCTCCGCTGATCGCCGACTTCCAGGCGCTCGTTGCGGGCCAGATCGTGCCCGAATGGCAGGCAGTGCTCGGCGCGGTCCAGAAGCTCGGTCACGTCGGCCTCGGGCCGGTCGGTTACTGGGGTCTGTCCCTGGGCTGCGTGATCGGTGTTCCGCTTGTCGCCGCCGATTCCCGGGTCCGGGCGGCGGTCCTGGGCCTGGGAGGCGCTGAGGTCCCGGCCGCGGCCGCCGCCCGGATCACCGTCCCGGTCGAGTTCCTCATGCAGTGGGACGACGAACGAGTGCCACGCCCCCAGAGCCTGGCACTGTTCGACGCCTTCGCCTCGACCGACAAGACGCTGCACGCCAACCCCGGCAGGCACGGTGACGTCCCGGCGTTCGAGACGGACAGCACGCTGCGGTTCTTCGCCCGGCACCTGGGCTGA
- a CDS encoding DinB family protein, translating to MIDDVAKDNLLGRLRRDRTALLWKLDGLSEYDARRPLTATGTNLLGLVKHVASVEARYFGEVFGRPSPEPLPRWQDHDGSDLWATENETREQIIGFYRRTWEHSDATIDELPLDAPGHVPWWPEPRPNTNLFDVMVHVLGETIRHAGHADILREGLDGRTGMRPEHEQRIDEEAREAYCAKIERAARLAAPIKA from the coding sequence ATGATCGATGATGTCGCGAAGGACAACCTGCTCGGGAGACTGCGGCGGGACCGCACGGCGCTGCTCTGGAAGCTCGACGGCCTGTCCGAGTACGACGCCCGCCGACCTCTGACAGCGACCGGGACCAACCTCCTCGGCCTGGTCAAACACGTGGCCAGCGTCGAGGCCCGCTATTTCGGCGAGGTCTTCGGCCGGCCGTCCCCGGAACCGCTGCCCCGATGGCAGGACCATGATGGCAGCGACCTGTGGGCGACCGAGAACGAGACCCGCGAGCAGATCATCGGGTTCTACCGGCGCACGTGGGAACACTCGGACGCGACGATCGACGAACTTCCCCTCGACGCACCCGGCCACGTGCCGTGGTGGCCGGAACCCCGTCCCAACACGAACCTGTTCGACGTCATGGTCCATGTCCTCGGCGAGACCATCCGGCATGCCGGACACGCCGACATCCTGCGTGAGGGTCTCGACGGCCGGACCGGGATGCGCCCCGAACACGAGCAGCGGATCGACGAGGAAGCCCGCGAGGCCTACTGCGCGAAGATCGAGCGGGCCGCACGGTTGGCTGCACCGATCAAGGCGTAG
- a CDS encoding AAA family ATPase: MTLVWVTGNSGSGKSTVCEVLRARGYLALDADGDGFSRWIDRVGGEVVTSPPDPVPQGWLDRYGWMIVRERVEALAEESRGRIAFLCGSAENEADVLDLFDLVVCLVIDEDTLRHRLATRTTNTFGRHPEELAAALKWNPLMPGLYEGLGATVLDASRTLDEVADRVIDAVQGPAAVTSTR, from the coding sequence GTGACTTTGGTGTGGGTGACGGGCAATTCAGGGTCCGGCAAATCCACGGTGTGCGAGGTATTGCGAGCGCGTGGCTACCTTGCGCTCGACGCCGACGGAGACGGCTTCAGCCGTTGGATCGACCGCGTCGGCGGAGAGGTTGTGACGAGTCCCCCGGATCCGGTGCCACAGGGCTGGCTGGACCGGTACGGCTGGATGATCGTCCGTGAGCGCGTCGAGGCCCTCGCCGAGGAGTCCCGGGGACGCATCGCGTTCCTGTGCGGCTCGGCGGAGAACGAGGCAGACGTCCTCGATCTTTTCGACCTCGTCGTGTGCCTGGTCATCGACGAGGATACCCTCCGCCACCGGCTCGCGACCCGCACCACGAACACATTCGGCCGACACCCCGAAGAACTCGCGGCAGCGCTGAAATGGAACCCCCTCATGCCGGGACTCTACGAAGGCCTCGGCGCGACGGTGCTCGACGCGTCGAGGACGCTGGACGAGGTGGCAGACAGGGTGATCGACGCAGTCCAGGGGCCGGCGGCTGTCACGAGCACGCGCTGA